In the genome of Candoia aspera isolate rCanAsp1 chromosome 1, rCanAsp1.hap2, whole genome shotgun sequence, one region contains:
- the C1H6orf120 gene encoding UPF0669 protein C6orf120 homolog, with translation MATYYKRILAILFTFQGLLITSAVNENEDEDVPEEWILLHVVQGQIGAGNYSYLRLNHDGKIVLQMQSLKGDADLYVSDVTLHPSFDDYELQSVTCGQDVVYVPAHFRRPVGIGIYGHPSHLESEFEMKVYYDQTVVESPFGGGSYNPEEMKMNQKKFHSTEDEYQDEESVFWTILIGILKLILEILF, from the coding sequence ATGGCCACTTACTACAAGAGGATACTAGCAATACTGTTTACTTTTCAAGGGCTTCTAATAACAAGTGCTGTTAATGAGAATGAGGATGAGGATGTACCTGAAGAATGGATTCTCCTACATGTAGTTCAAGGTCAGATTGGTGCTGGGAATTACAGCTACTTGAGACTAAATCATGATGGAAAAATAGTGCTTCAGATGCAGAGTTTAAAAGGTGATGCAGACTTGTATGTATCCGATGTAACTCTTCATCCCAGTTTCGATGATTATGAATTACAGTCAGTAACTTGTGGCCAAGATGTGGTTTATGTGCCAGCACACTTTCGTCGCCCAGTGGGAATAGGAATTTATGGCCATCCCTCTCATCTGGAAAGTGAATTTGAAATGAAAGTATACTATGATCAAACAGTTGTAGAATCTCCATTTGGTGGTGGCTCATACAAtccagaagaaatgaaaatgaaccAGAAGAAATTTCATTCAACGGAAGATGAGTATCAAGATGAAGAATCAGTCTTCTGGACTATATTGATTGGAATACT